A genome region from Pseudorca crassidens isolate mPseCra1 chromosome 20, mPseCra1.hap1, whole genome shotgun sequence includes the following:
- the MED25 gene encoding mediator of RNA polymerase II transcription subunit 25 isoform X2, translating into MVPGSEGPARAGGLVADVVFVIEGTANLGPYFEGLRKHYLLPAIEYFNGGPPAETDFGGDYGGTQYSLVVFNTVDCAPESYVQCHAPTSSAYEFVTWLDGIKFMGGGGESCSLIAEGLSTALQLFDDFRKMREQIGQTHRVCLLICNSPPYLLPAVESTTYSGCTTETLVQKIGERGIYFSIVSPRKLPALRLLFEKAAPPAMLEPLQPPADVSQDPRHMVLVRGLVLPVGGGSAPGPLQPKQPVPLPPAPPSGATLSAAPQQPLPPVPQQYQVPGNLSAAQVAAQNAVEAAKNQKAGLGPRFPPISPLQQAAAGAGPPYSQAQAPPLPPGPPGAPKPPPASQPSLVSTVAPGPGLAPPAQPGAPSMAGTVAPGGVSGPSPAQLGAPALGGQQSVSNKLLAWSGVLEWQEKPKPASVDANTKLTRSLPCQVYVNHGENLKAEQWPQKLIMQLIPQQLLTTLGPLFRNSRMVQFHFTNKDLDSLKGLYRIMGNGFAGCVHFPHTAPCEVRVLMLLYSSKKKIFMGLIPYDQSGFVNGIRQVITNHKQVQQQKLEQQRGMGAQQAPPGLGPILEDQARPSQNLLQLRPPQPQPQGTVGASTATGQPQPQGAAQAPPGAPQGPPGAAPGPPPPGPILRPQNPGANPQLRSLLLNPPPPQTGVPPPQASLHHLQPPGAPALLPPPHQGLGQPQLGPPLLHPPPPAQSWPAQLPPRAPLPVAKRKREREGHVFREKWERAYFFVEVKSMPTCLICKKIVSVLKEYNLRRHYESKHSKSFDQYTEQTRDAILNELKKGLKCQ; encoded by the exons ATGGTCCCCGGGTCGGAGGGCCCGGCCCGCGCCGGGGGCCTCGTAGCTGACGTGGTGTTTGTAATTGAGGGCACGGCCAACCTGGGGCCCTACTTCGAGGGGCTCCGCAAGCACTACCTGCTCCCGGCCATCGA GTATTTTAATGGTGGTCCTCCTGCCGAGACGGACTTCGGGGGAGAC TATGGGGGGACCCAGTACAGCCTCGTGGTGTTCAACACGGTGGACTGCGCCCCAGAGTCCTACGTACAATGTCACGCTCCCACCAGCAGCGCCTATGAGTTTGTCACCTGGCTCGATGGCATTAA GTTCATGGGCGGGGGTGGCGAGAGCTGCAGCCTCATCGCGGAAGGCCTCAGCACAGCCCTGCAGCTGTTCGATGACTTCAGGAAGATGCGGGAGCAGAT CGGCCAGACACACCGAGTCTGCCTCCTTATCTGTAACTCGCCCCCGTACCTGCTGCCTGCTGTCGAGAGCACCACGTACTCTGGGTGCACGACGGAGACCCTCGTGCAGAAGATAGGGGAG CGAGGAATCTACTTCTCCATCGTGTCTCCCCGGAAGCTGCCTGCCTTGAGGCTTCTGTTCGAGAAGGCAGCTCCCCCGGCCATGCTGGAGCCGCTGCAGCCGCCAGCAGACGTGAGCCAGGACCCGCGGCACATGGTGCTCGTGCGGGGGCTTGTGCTGCCAG TCGGAGGTGGCTcggcccccggccccctgcaGCCGAAGCAGCCTGTGCCCCTGCCTCCAGCACCACCCTCGGGGGCCACGCTCTCAGCAGCCCCCCAGCAGCCTCTGCCCCCTGTCCCCCAGCAGTACCAG GTCCCTGGGAACCTGAGTGCAGCCCAGGTCGCTGCCCAGAACGCAGTGGAGGCCGCCAAGAACCagaaggctgggctgggccctCGCT TCCCGCCCATCAGCCCCCTTCAGCAAGCCGCTGCGGGAGCCGGTCCCCCCTacagccaggcccaggcccccCCGCTGCCCCCAGGACCCCCCGGCGCCCCCAAGCCACCTCCTGCTTCCCAGCCCAGCCTGGTCTCCACTGTGGCCCCTGGCCCGGGCCTGGCCCCCCCTGCACAGCCAGGGGCACCGTCCATG GCGGGCACCGTGGCCCCAGGAGGGGTGAGTGGCCCTTCTCCGGCCCAGCTCGGGGCCCCGGCCCTCGGCGGGCAGCAGTCAGTCTCCAACAAACTCCTGGCCTGGAGCGGGGTCCTCGAGTGGCAGGAG AAGCCCAAACCTGCCTCCGTGGACGCCAACACCAAGCTGACTCGGTCACTGCCCTGTCAGGTCTACGTGAATCACGGCGAGAACCT GAAAGCAGAGCAGTGGCCCCAGAAGCTGATCATGCAGCTCATCCCGCAGCAGCTGCTG ACCACCCTGGGCCCTCTGTTCCGGAACTCAAGGATGGTCCAGTTCCACTTCACCAACAAGGACCTGGACTCCCTCAAAGGCCTCTACCGCATCATGGGCAACGGCTTT GCGGGCTGCGTGCACTTCCCGCACACGGCCCCCTGCGAGGTGCGCGTGCTCATGCTCCTGTACTCGTCCAAGAAGAAGATCTTCATGGGCCTCATCCCCTACGACCAGAGCGGCTTCGTCAACGGCATCCGGCAGGTCATCACCAACCACAAGCAGGTCCAGCAGCAGAAGCTGGAGCAGCAGCGCGGG ATGGGGGCACAGCAGGCACCCCCGGGGCTGGGCCCCATTCTGGAGGACCAGGCAAGGCCCTCGCAGAACCTG CTCCAGCTCCGCCCGCCGCAGCCCCAGCCGCAGGGTACCGTGGGGGCCTCTACGGCCACGGGGCAGCCGCAGCCCCAGGGTGCTGCCCAGGCGCCCCCGGGCGCCCCACAAGGCCCTCCCGGagcggcccccggcccgcccccTCCCGGACCCATCCTTCGGCCCCAGAACCCCGGGGCCAACCCCCAACTGCGGAGCCTCCTCCTCAACCCACCACCG CCCCAGACTGGGGTGCCCCCGcctcaggcctccctccaccacctccaGCCACCAGGGGCCCCTGCACTGCTGCCCCCACCGCAccagggcctggggcagcccCAGCTGGGGCCCCCGCTCCTGCACCCGCCGCCGCCGGCCCAGTCTTGGCCTGCACAGCTTCCCCCCAGGGCTCCACTGCCAG TGGCAAAACGAAAGAGAGAACGAGAGGGCCACGTGTTTCGAGAGAAATGGGAGCGAGCCTATTTCTTTGTGGAGGTGAAGAGCATGCCTACGTGCTTAATATGCAAAAAAATCGTGTCTGTGTTGAAAGAATACAACCTGAGGCGTCACTATGAATCCAAGCACAGTAAGAGCTTCGACCAGTACACAGAGCAGACGCGAGACGCAATACTCAATGAACTGAAAAAGGGCCTCAAGTGTCAGTAG
- the MED25 gene encoding mediator of RNA polymerase II transcription subunit 25 isoform X7 — protein sequence MVVLLPRRTSGETFMGGGGESCSLIAEGLSTALQLFDDFRKMREQIGQTHRVCLLICNSPPYLLPAVESTTYSGCTTETLVQKIGERGIYFSIVSPRKLPALRLLFEKAAPPAMLEPLQPPADVSQDPRHMVLVRGLVLPVGGGSAPGPLQPKQPVPLPPAPPSGATLSAAPQQPLPPVPQQYQVPGNLSAAQVAAQNAVEAAKNQKAGLGPRFPPISPLQQAAAGAGPPYSQAQAPPLPPGPPGAPKPPPASQPSLVSTVAPGPGLAPPAQPGAPSMAGTVAPGGVSGPSPAQLGAPALGGQQSVSNKLLAWSGVLEWQEKPKPASVDANTKLTRSLPCQVYVNHGENLKAEQWPQKLIMQLIPQQLLTTLGPLFRNSRMVQFHFTNKDLDSLKGLYRIMGNGFAGCVHFPHTAPCEVRVLMLLYSSKKKIFMGLIPYDQSGFVNGIRQVITNHKQVQQQKLEQQRGMGAQQAPPGLGPILEDQARPSQNLLQLRPPQPQPQGTVGASTATGQPQPQGAAQAPPGAPQGPPGAAPGPPPPGPILRPQNPGANPQLRSLLLNPPPPQTGVPPPQASLHHLQPPGAPALLPPPHQGLGQPQLGPPLLHPPPPAQSWPAQLPPRAPLPVPSPLPPRSDAAQRGSPGPGPPAGPAAQRHGGRHPHGPHLNPRHPIKFLLTHAPAPVTDIPQDWAGGDGGRHLCPCSRFNRRP from the exons ATGGTGGTCCTCCTGCCGAGACGGACTTCGGGGGAGAC GTTCATGGGCGGGGGTGGCGAGAGCTGCAGCCTCATCGCGGAAGGCCTCAGCACAGCCCTGCAGCTGTTCGATGACTTCAGGAAGATGCGGGAGCAGAT CGGCCAGACACACCGAGTCTGCCTCCTTATCTGTAACTCGCCCCCGTACCTGCTGCCTGCTGTCGAGAGCACCACGTACTCTGGGTGCACGACGGAGACCCTCGTGCAGAAGATAGGGGAG CGAGGAATCTACTTCTCCATCGTGTCTCCCCGGAAGCTGCCTGCCTTGAGGCTTCTGTTCGAGAAGGCAGCTCCCCCGGCCATGCTGGAGCCGCTGCAGCCGCCAGCAGACGTGAGCCAGGACCCGCGGCACATGGTGCTCGTGCGGGGGCTTGTGCTGCCAG TCGGAGGTGGCTcggcccccggccccctgcaGCCGAAGCAGCCTGTGCCCCTGCCTCCAGCACCACCCTCGGGGGCCACGCTCTCAGCAGCCCCCCAGCAGCCTCTGCCCCCTGTCCCCCAGCAGTACCAG GTCCCTGGGAACCTGAGTGCAGCCCAGGTCGCTGCCCAGAACGCAGTGGAGGCCGCCAAGAACCagaaggctgggctgggccctCGCT TCCCGCCCATCAGCCCCCTTCAGCAAGCCGCTGCGGGAGCCGGTCCCCCCTacagccaggcccaggcccccCCGCTGCCCCCAGGACCCCCCGGCGCCCCCAAGCCACCTCCTGCTTCCCAGCCCAGCCTGGTCTCCACTGTGGCCCCTGGCCCGGGCCTGGCCCCCCCTGCACAGCCAGGGGCACCGTCCATG GCGGGCACCGTGGCCCCAGGAGGGGTGAGTGGCCCTTCTCCGGCCCAGCTCGGGGCCCCGGCCCTCGGCGGGCAGCAGTCAGTCTCCAACAAACTCCTGGCCTGGAGCGGGGTCCTCGAGTGGCAGGAG AAGCCCAAACCTGCCTCCGTGGACGCCAACACCAAGCTGACTCGGTCACTGCCCTGTCAGGTCTACGTGAATCACGGCGAGAACCT GAAAGCAGAGCAGTGGCCCCAGAAGCTGATCATGCAGCTCATCCCGCAGCAGCTGCTG ACCACCCTGGGCCCTCTGTTCCGGAACTCAAGGATGGTCCAGTTCCACTTCACCAACAAGGACCTGGACTCCCTCAAAGGCCTCTACCGCATCATGGGCAACGGCTTT GCGGGCTGCGTGCACTTCCCGCACACGGCCCCCTGCGAGGTGCGCGTGCTCATGCTCCTGTACTCGTCCAAGAAGAAGATCTTCATGGGCCTCATCCCCTACGACCAGAGCGGCTTCGTCAACGGCATCCGGCAGGTCATCACCAACCACAAGCAGGTCCAGCAGCAGAAGCTGGAGCAGCAGCGCGGG ATGGGGGCACAGCAGGCACCCCCGGGGCTGGGCCCCATTCTGGAGGACCAGGCAAGGCCCTCGCAGAACCTG CTCCAGCTCCGCCCGCCGCAGCCCCAGCCGCAGGGTACCGTGGGGGCCTCTACGGCCACGGGGCAGCCGCAGCCCCAGGGTGCTGCCCAGGCGCCCCCGGGCGCCCCACAAGGCCCTCCCGGagcggcccccggcccgcccccTCCCGGACCCATCCTTCGGCCCCAGAACCCCGGGGCCAACCCCCAACTGCGGAGCCTCCTCCTCAACCCACCACCG CCCCAGACTGGGGTGCCCCCGcctcaggcctccctccaccacctccaGCCACCAGGGGCCCCTGCACTGCTGCCCCCACCGCAccagggcctggggcagcccCAGCTGGGGCCCCCGCTCCTGCACCCGCCGCCGCCGGCCCAGTCTTGGCCTGCACAGCTTCCCCCCAGGGCTCCACTGCCAG TCccttccccactgccccccaGGTCAGATGCTGCTCAGCGGGGGTCCCCGGGGCCCGGTCCCCCAGCCGGGCCTGCAGCCCAGCGTCATGGAGGACGACATCCTCATGGACCTCATCTGAACCCCCGACACCCAATAAAGTTCCTTTTAACACACGCCCCGGCTCCCGTCACTGACATCCCCCAGGACTgggcaggaggagatggggggAGACACCTCTGTCCTTGTTCTCGCTTCAACAGACGTCCCTGA
- the MED25 gene encoding mediator of RNA polymerase II transcription subunit 25 isoform X3, whose amino-acid sequence MVPGSEGPARAGGLVADVVFVIEGTANLGPYFEGLRKHYLLPAIEYFNGGPPAETDFGGDYGGTQYSLVVFNTVDCAPESYVQCHAPTSSAYEFVTWLDGIKFMGGGGESCSLIAEGLSTALQLFDDFRKMREQIGQTHRVCLLICNSPPYLLPAVESTTYSGCTTETLVQKIGERGIYFSIVSPRKLPALRLLFEKAAPPAMLEPLQPPADVSQDPRHMVLVRGLVLPVGGGSAPGPLQPKQPVPLPPAPPSGATLSAAPQQPLPPVPQQYQVPGNLSAAQVAAQNAVEAAKNQKAGLGPRFPPISPLQQAAAGAGPPYSQAQAPPLPPGPPGAPKPPPASQPSLVSTVAPGPGLAPPAQPGAPSMAGTVAPGGVSGPSPAQLGAPALGGQQSVSNKLLAWSGVLEWQEKPKPASVDANTKLTRSLPCQVYVNHGENLKAEQWPQKLIMQLIPQQLLTTLGPLFRNSRMVQFHFTNKDLDSLKGLYRIMGNGFAGCVHFPHTAPCEVRVLMLLYSSKKKIFMGLIPYDQSGFVNGIRQVITNHKQVQQQKLEQQRGLQLRPPQPQPQGTVGASTATGQPQPQGAAQAPPGAPQGPPGAAPGPPPPGPILRPQNPGANPQLRSLLLNPPPPQTGVPPPQASLHHLQPPGAPALLPPPHQGLGQPQLGPPLLHPPPPAQSWPAQLPPRAPLPVPSPLPPRSDAAQRGSPGPGPPAGPAAQRHGGRHPHGPHLNPRHPIKFLLTHAPAPVTDIPQDWAGGDGGRHLCPCSRFNRRP is encoded by the exons ATGGTCCCCGGGTCGGAGGGCCCGGCCCGCGCCGGGGGCCTCGTAGCTGACGTGGTGTTTGTAATTGAGGGCACGGCCAACCTGGGGCCCTACTTCGAGGGGCTCCGCAAGCACTACCTGCTCCCGGCCATCGA GTATTTTAATGGTGGTCCTCCTGCCGAGACGGACTTCGGGGGAGAC TATGGGGGGACCCAGTACAGCCTCGTGGTGTTCAACACGGTGGACTGCGCCCCAGAGTCCTACGTACAATGTCACGCTCCCACCAGCAGCGCCTATGAGTTTGTCACCTGGCTCGATGGCATTAA GTTCATGGGCGGGGGTGGCGAGAGCTGCAGCCTCATCGCGGAAGGCCTCAGCACAGCCCTGCAGCTGTTCGATGACTTCAGGAAGATGCGGGAGCAGAT CGGCCAGACACACCGAGTCTGCCTCCTTATCTGTAACTCGCCCCCGTACCTGCTGCCTGCTGTCGAGAGCACCACGTACTCTGGGTGCACGACGGAGACCCTCGTGCAGAAGATAGGGGAG CGAGGAATCTACTTCTCCATCGTGTCTCCCCGGAAGCTGCCTGCCTTGAGGCTTCTGTTCGAGAAGGCAGCTCCCCCGGCCATGCTGGAGCCGCTGCAGCCGCCAGCAGACGTGAGCCAGGACCCGCGGCACATGGTGCTCGTGCGGGGGCTTGTGCTGCCAG TCGGAGGTGGCTcggcccccggccccctgcaGCCGAAGCAGCCTGTGCCCCTGCCTCCAGCACCACCCTCGGGGGCCACGCTCTCAGCAGCCCCCCAGCAGCCTCTGCCCCCTGTCCCCCAGCAGTACCAG GTCCCTGGGAACCTGAGTGCAGCCCAGGTCGCTGCCCAGAACGCAGTGGAGGCCGCCAAGAACCagaaggctgggctgggccctCGCT TCCCGCCCATCAGCCCCCTTCAGCAAGCCGCTGCGGGAGCCGGTCCCCCCTacagccaggcccaggcccccCCGCTGCCCCCAGGACCCCCCGGCGCCCCCAAGCCACCTCCTGCTTCCCAGCCCAGCCTGGTCTCCACTGTGGCCCCTGGCCCGGGCCTGGCCCCCCCTGCACAGCCAGGGGCACCGTCCATG GCGGGCACCGTGGCCCCAGGAGGGGTGAGTGGCCCTTCTCCGGCCCAGCTCGGGGCCCCGGCCCTCGGCGGGCAGCAGTCAGTCTCCAACAAACTCCTGGCCTGGAGCGGGGTCCTCGAGTGGCAGGAG AAGCCCAAACCTGCCTCCGTGGACGCCAACACCAAGCTGACTCGGTCACTGCCCTGTCAGGTCTACGTGAATCACGGCGAGAACCT GAAAGCAGAGCAGTGGCCCCAGAAGCTGATCATGCAGCTCATCCCGCAGCAGCTGCTG ACCACCCTGGGCCCTCTGTTCCGGAACTCAAGGATGGTCCAGTTCCACTTCACCAACAAGGACCTGGACTCCCTCAAAGGCCTCTACCGCATCATGGGCAACGGCTTT GCGGGCTGCGTGCACTTCCCGCACACGGCCCCCTGCGAGGTGCGCGTGCTCATGCTCCTGTACTCGTCCAAGAAGAAGATCTTCATGGGCCTCATCCCCTACGACCAGAGCGGCTTCGTCAACGGCATCCGGCAGGTCATCACCAACCACAAGCAGGTCCAGCAGCAGAAGCTGGAGCAGCAGCGCGGG CTCCAGCTCCGCCCGCCGCAGCCCCAGCCGCAGGGTACCGTGGGGGCCTCTACGGCCACGGGGCAGCCGCAGCCCCAGGGTGCTGCCCAGGCGCCCCCGGGCGCCCCACAAGGCCCTCCCGGagcggcccccggcccgcccccTCCCGGACCCATCCTTCGGCCCCAGAACCCCGGGGCCAACCCCCAACTGCGGAGCCTCCTCCTCAACCCACCACCG CCCCAGACTGGGGTGCCCCCGcctcaggcctccctccaccacctccaGCCACCAGGGGCCCCTGCACTGCTGCCCCCACCGCAccagggcctggggcagcccCAGCTGGGGCCCCCGCTCCTGCACCCGCCGCCGCCGGCCCAGTCTTGGCCTGCACAGCTTCCCCCCAGGGCTCCACTGCCAG TCccttccccactgccccccaGGTCAGATGCTGCTCAGCGGGGGTCCCCGGGGCCCGGTCCCCCAGCCGGGCCTGCAGCCCAGCGTCATGGAGGACGACATCCTCATGGACCTCATCTGAACCCCCGACACCCAATAAAGTTCCTTTTAACACACGCCCCGGCTCCCGTCACTGACATCCCCCAGGACTgggcaggaggagatggggggAGACACCTCTGTCCTTGTTCTCGCTTCAACAGACGTCCCTGA
- the MED25 gene encoding mediator of RNA polymerase II transcription subunit 25 isoform X1 translates to MVPGSEGPARAGGLVADVVFVIEGTANLGPYFEGLRKHYLLPAIEYFNGGPPAETDFGGDYGGTQYSLVVFNTVDCAPESYVQCHAPTSSAYEFVTWLDGIKFMGGGGESCSLIAEGLSTALQLFDDFRKMREQIGQTHRVCLLICNSPPYLLPAVESTTYSGCTTETLVQKIGERGIYFSIVSPRKLPALRLLFEKAAPPAMLEPLQPPADVSQDPRHMVLVRGLVLPVGGGSAPGPLQPKQPVPLPPAPPSGATLSAAPQQPLPPVPQQYQVPGNLSAAQVAAQNAVEAAKNQKAGLGPRFPPISPLQQAAAGAGPPYSQAQAPPLPPGPPGAPKPPPASQPSLVSTVAPGPGLAPPAQPGAPSMAGTVAPGGVSGPSPAQLGAPALGGQQSVSNKLLAWSGVLEWQEKPKPASVDANTKLTRSLPCQVYVNHGENLKAEQWPQKLIMQLIPQQLLTTLGPLFRNSRMVQFHFTNKDLDSLKGLYRIMGNGFAGCVHFPHTAPCEVRVLMLLYSSKKKIFMGLIPYDQSGFVNGIRQVITNHKQVQQQKLEQQRGMGAQQAPPGLGPILEDQARPSQNLLQLRPPQPQPQGTVGASTATGQPQPQGAAQAPPGAPQGPPGAAPGPPPPGPILRPQNPGANPQLRSLLLNPPPPQTGVPPPQASLHHLQPPGAPALLPPPHQGLGQPQLGPPLLHPPPPAQSWPAQLPPRAPLPVPSPLPPRSDAAQRGSPGPGPPAGPAAQRHGGRHPHGPHLNPRHPIKFLLTHAPAPVTDIPQDWAGGDGGRHLCPCSRFNRRP, encoded by the exons ATGGTCCCCGGGTCGGAGGGCCCGGCCCGCGCCGGGGGCCTCGTAGCTGACGTGGTGTTTGTAATTGAGGGCACGGCCAACCTGGGGCCCTACTTCGAGGGGCTCCGCAAGCACTACCTGCTCCCGGCCATCGA GTATTTTAATGGTGGTCCTCCTGCCGAGACGGACTTCGGGGGAGAC TATGGGGGGACCCAGTACAGCCTCGTGGTGTTCAACACGGTGGACTGCGCCCCAGAGTCCTACGTACAATGTCACGCTCCCACCAGCAGCGCCTATGAGTTTGTCACCTGGCTCGATGGCATTAA GTTCATGGGCGGGGGTGGCGAGAGCTGCAGCCTCATCGCGGAAGGCCTCAGCACAGCCCTGCAGCTGTTCGATGACTTCAGGAAGATGCGGGAGCAGAT CGGCCAGACACACCGAGTCTGCCTCCTTATCTGTAACTCGCCCCCGTACCTGCTGCCTGCTGTCGAGAGCACCACGTACTCTGGGTGCACGACGGAGACCCTCGTGCAGAAGATAGGGGAG CGAGGAATCTACTTCTCCATCGTGTCTCCCCGGAAGCTGCCTGCCTTGAGGCTTCTGTTCGAGAAGGCAGCTCCCCCGGCCATGCTGGAGCCGCTGCAGCCGCCAGCAGACGTGAGCCAGGACCCGCGGCACATGGTGCTCGTGCGGGGGCTTGTGCTGCCAG TCGGAGGTGGCTcggcccccggccccctgcaGCCGAAGCAGCCTGTGCCCCTGCCTCCAGCACCACCCTCGGGGGCCACGCTCTCAGCAGCCCCCCAGCAGCCTCTGCCCCCTGTCCCCCAGCAGTACCAG GTCCCTGGGAACCTGAGTGCAGCCCAGGTCGCTGCCCAGAACGCAGTGGAGGCCGCCAAGAACCagaaggctgggctgggccctCGCT TCCCGCCCATCAGCCCCCTTCAGCAAGCCGCTGCGGGAGCCGGTCCCCCCTacagccaggcccaggcccccCCGCTGCCCCCAGGACCCCCCGGCGCCCCCAAGCCACCTCCTGCTTCCCAGCCCAGCCTGGTCTCCACTGTGGCCCCTGGCCCGGGCCTGGCCCCCCCTGCACAGCCAGGGGCACCGTCCATG GCGGGCACCGTGGCCCCAGGAGGGGTGAGTGGCCCTTCTCCGGCCCAGCTCGGGGCCCCGGCCCTCGGCGGGCAGCAGTCAGTCTCCAACAAACTCCTGGCCTGGAGCGGGGTCCTCGAGTGGCAGGAG AAGCCCAAACCTGCCTCCGTGGACGCCAACACCAAGCTGACTCGGTCACTGCCCTGTCAGGTCTACGTGAATCACGGCGAGAACCT GAAAGCAGAGCAGTGGCCCCAGAAGCTGATCATGCAGCTCATCCCGCAGCAGCTGCTG ACCACCCTGGGCCCTCTGTTCCGGAACTCAAGGATGGTCCAGTTCCACTTCACCAACAAGGACCTGGACTCCCTCAAAGGCCTCTACCGCATCATGGGCAACGGCTTT GCGGGCTGCGTGCACTTCCCGCACACGGCCCCCTGCGAGGTGCGCGTGCTCATGCTCCTGTACTCGTCCAAGAAGAAGATCTTCATGGGCCTCATCCCCTACGACCAGAGCGGCTTCGTCAACGGCATCCGGCAGGTCATCACCAACCACAAGCAGGTCCAGCAGCAGAAGCTGGAGCAGCAGCGCGGG ATGGGGGCACAGCAGGCACCCCCGGGGCTGGGCCCCATTCTGGAGGACCAGGCAAGGCCCTCGCAGAACCTG CTCCAGCTCCGCCCGCCGCAGCCCCAGCCGCAGGGTACCGTGGGGGCCTCTACGGCCACGGGGCAGCCGCAGCCCCAGGGTGCTGCCCAGGCGCCCCCGGGCGCCCCACAAGGCCCTCCCGGagcggcccccggcccgcccccTCCCGGACCCATCCTTCGGCCCCAGAACCCCGGGGCCAACCCCCAACTGCGGAGCCTCCTCCTCAACCCACCACCG CCCCAGACTGGGGTGCCCCCGcctcaggcctccctccaccacctccaGCCACCAGGGGCCCCTGCACTGCTGCCCCCACCGCAccagggcctggggcagcccCAGCTGGGGCCCCCGCTCCTGCACCCGCCGCCGCCGGCCCAGTCTTGGCCTGCACAGCTTCCCCCCAGGGCTCCACTGCCAG TCccttccccactgccccccaGGTCAGATGCTGCTCAGCGGGGGTCCCCGGGGCCCGGTCCCCCAGCCGGGCCTGCAGCCCAGCGTCATGGAGGACGACATCCTCATGGACCTCATCTGAACCCCCGACACCCAATAAAGTTCCTTTTAACACACGCCCCGGCTCCCGTCACTGACATCCCCCAGGACTgggcaggaggagatggggggAGACACCTCTGTCCTTGTTCTCGCTTCAACAGACGTCCCTGA